A genomic region of Polynucleobacter necessarius contains the following coding sequences:
- the polA gene encoding DNA polymerase I, translating to MTKHRLLLVDGSSYLYRAFHAMPDLRNGAGEPTGAIYGMVNMMRRARSELKADHIACVFDAKGKTFRDEMYSEYKAHRSPMPEDLVKQIEPIHAMVRALGWPVLMVSGVEADDVIGTLACQATQAGWETIISTGDKDLAQLVNPSVTLINTMTNEKLDIEGVKEKFGVPPELIVDYLSIIGDTVDNVPGVPKAGPKTANKWLVEFGNLDNLMANADQVKGVVGENLRATLPWLPQARQLITVKTDCDLSPHLPGLDDLHAKPEDAPLLRELFDRYAFKTWLRDVEKQLTSPENKGSEVASFDLAGTPIASAENSVETEKKTRTIASSPTKDLSQEMRDSQDAIERHYECVVDEAGLEKWLKKIESSSLTAVDTETTSLDALAAELVGISLSVKPGEACYIPVAHRNGEAQLDRDLVLARMKPWLESATYLKVGQNLKYDAHIFANYDITLKGVAFDTLLESYVLESHLPHNMDSLAERHLGMKTIRYEEVCGKGVHQIGFDQVDLKIATDYAAEDADITLRLHLELWPQIQENPGLLYIYEKVEMPAMRVLGIMERNGIRIDSALLVKQGQQVGKRLLELEGEIHKLAGQPFNIQSPKQIAEILFGQLELPVIKKTPSGAPSTDEEVLQKLAEDYPLPARILDYRGLAKLMSTYIEKLPRMADPKTGRVHTNFSQATAVTGRLASSDPNIQNIPVRTEEGRRIREAFIPAEGCKLLSADYSQIELRIMAHIAEDENLLAAFRGGKDVHQATAAEIFGVPLDDVNSEQRRYAKVINFGLIYGMSAFGLAGNLGIERSAAQNYIAKYFDRYPGVAQYMERTRLEARENGYVETVFGRRLWLPEIKGSNGPRRQGAERAAINAPMQGTAADLIKLAMIAVEDWLEKEQLKTKMLLQVHDELVFDVPLDEIELLQAKLPDLMCHVAELKVPLAVSIGIGDNWEEAH from the coding sequence ATGACTAAACATAGACTCTTGTTGGTAGACGGTTCTAGCTACCTCTATCGCGCCTTCCACGCCATGCCAGACCTCAGAAATGGGGCTGGAGAGCCCACTGGGGCTATTTATGGCATGGTCAATATGATGCGCCGGGCTAGGTCAGAGCTGAAGGCTGACCATATAGCCTGTGTTTTTGATGCCAAAGGCAAGACTTTCCGTGATGAGATGTACTCAGAGTACAAAGCCCATCGCTCCCCGATGCCGGAAGATTTGGTTAAGCAGATTGAGCCAATCCATGCAATGGTCCGGGCATTAGGCTGGCCGGTATTAATGGTTTCGGGTGTTGAGGCTGATGACGTCATTGGCACTTTAGCTTGTCAAGCCACTCAAGCGGGTTGGGAAACAATCATCTCTACAGGCGACAAAGATTTAGCGCAATTAGTAAATCCTTCCGTCACCCTAATCAATACGATGACAAATGAGAAGTTAGATATTGAGGGTGTGAAAGAAAAATTTGGCGTTCCCCCTGAGTTGATTGTGGATTATTTATCGATCATTGGTGATACCGTCGATAACGTACCAGGCGTTCCAAAGGCCGGACCAAAAACCGCAAATAAGTGGTTAGTTGAATTTGGCAACCTCGATAACTTGATGGCCAATGCCGATCAAGTAAAAGGTGTGGTTGGTGAAAACTTACGCGCTACTCTGCCTTGGCTTCCGCAAGCACGCCAGCTCATTACAGTAAAAACGGATTGTGATTTATCGCCACATTTGCCAGGCTTAGATGACCTGCATGCTAAGCCAGAGGATGCGCCTTTGCTGCGCGAGTTATTTGATCGCTACGCATTTAAGACTTGGTTGCGCGATGTTGAGAAGCAGCTCACAAGCCCTGAAAATAAAGGCTCTGAGGTGGCAAGCTTTGATTTGGCGGGCACCCCAATTGCTTCTGCAGAAAATAGTGTGGAGACGGAAAAAAAGACTCGCACCATTGCTAGTTCGCCCACAAAAGATTTATCGCAAGAGATGCGAGATTCACAAGATGCGATTGAGCGTCATTACGAATGTGTGGTCGATGAAGCGGGCTTAGAGAAGTGGTTAAAGAAGATTGAATCTTCTTCACTGACAGCCGTTGATACTGAAACTACGAGTTTGGATGCACTCGCTGCAGAGTTGGTTGGTATTTCTTTATCTGTTAAACCAGGTGAGGCTTGTTATATTCCGGTTGCACATCGCAATGGTGAGGCACAACTTGATCGTGATTTAGTTCTTGCTCGCATGAAGCCCTGGTTGGAAAGTGCGACATATTTAAAGGTGGGACAAAACTTAAAGTACGACGCTCACATATTTGCAAACTATGACATCACCCTAAAAGGGGTCGCGTTTGATACCTTGCTTGAGTCTTATGTGCTCGAGTCGCATCTTCCGCACAATATGGATAGCTTGGCAGAGCGCCACCTAGGTATGAAAACTATCCGCTATGAAGAGGTGTGTGGCAAAGGAGTTCATCAGATTGGTTTTGATCAGGTTGATCTCAAAATCGCGACAGACTATGCGGCTGAAGATGCTGACATTACCTTGCGCCTTCATTTGGAGTTATGGCCGCAGATCCAGGAGAATCCAGGGCTGCTGTATATCTATGAAAAAGTAGAAATGCCTGCCATGCGCGTGCTTGGGATTATGGAGCGCAATGGCATTCGGATTGATTCCGCGCTGCTTGTAAAACAAGGGCAGCAGGTAGGCAAGCGCCTTTTGGAGCTTGAGGGTGAGATTCATAAGCTTGCAGGCCAGCCTTTTAATATTCAGTCGCCAAAGCAGATTGCGGAAATTCTATTTGGCCAGCTTGAACTTCCGGTGATTAAAAAGACGCCGTCGGGAGCGCCATCGACCGACGAAGAAGTGTTGCAGAAGCTAGCTGAGGACTATCCATTGCCAGCGCGCATCCTGGACTACCGCGGTTTGGCAAAACTGATGTCGACCTATATTGAGAAGCTCCCGCGTATGGCAGACCCTAAGACTGGGCGCGTGCATACGAACTTCTCGCAAGCAACTGCAGTGACGGGTCGTCTGGCATCAAGCGATCCCAATATTCAAAACATTCCTGTCCGCACAGAAGAGGGTCGTCGTATTCGGGAGGCTTTTATTCCGGCCGAAGGATGCAAGCTGTTATCAGCCGATTATTCCCAAATCGAATTGCGCATCATGGCGCATATTGCTGAGGATGAAAATTTACTAGCAGCGTTTAGAGGCGGAAAAGATGTGCACCAAGCTACCGCTGCAGAAATCTTTGGCGTTCCCTTGGATGATGTGAACTCAGAGCAACGTCGTTATGCCAAGGTTATTAATTTTGGCCTCATTTATGGCATGAGTGCTTTTGGTTTGGCAGGTAACTTGGGTATCGAGCGCTCTGCAGCACAAAATTACATTGCCAAATACTTTGATCGCTATCCAGGGGTGGCTCAATATATGGAGCGTACCCGTCTTGAGGCCAGAGAGAATGGCTACGTCGAGACTGTTTTTGGTCGACGCCTTTGGCTGCCCGAAATCAAGGGATCTAATGGACCGCGTCGCCAAGGTGCTGAGCGTGCAGCTATTAACGCCCCAATGCAAGGTACTGCCGCAGATTTAATTAAGCTAGCCATGATTGCTGTTGAGGATTGGCTAGAAAAGGAGCAGTTAAAAACCAAAATGCTCCTTCAGGTCCACGATGAGCTGGTATTTGACGTACCCTTGGATGAAATTGAGCTGCTACAGGCAAAGTTACCCGATTTAATGTGCCATGTTGCCGAACTTAAGGTCCCTTTGGCGGTTAGTATTGGGATTGGCGATAATTGGGAAGAAGCTCACTAA
- a CDS encoding homoserine kinase, whose amino-acid sequence MAVFTPIELADISNWISQDFDIGQATEIRGIHGGIENSNFFLDTTKDGKKQEYVLTIFERLSAEQLPFYLELMRHLANKGIPVPKPLENKQGEILFALKGKPAAIVTKLPGLSRLQPETNHCALVGEMLAKMHLAGKDFSKAQENLRSLAWWQKTIPSVLSHLNTSQKELLTHELATQEAFFASSNYDALPQGASHCDLFRDNVLFDPKGSADPSQDHLGGFFDFYFAGTDKWLFDVAVTANDWCLADNKQDLDPERLDAFMKAYQAVRPLTKEEQASWPLMLRAAALRFWVSRLWDFYLPRDAQMLTPHDPTHFERILLSRRCL is encoded by the coding sequence ATGGCTGTATTTACTCCGATCGAACTTGCAGATATTTCCAATTGGATTTCTCAAGACTTTGATATTGGCCAAGCCACTGAAATACGTGGCATTCATGGCGGCATTGAGAACTCAAACTTTTTCTTAGATACCACCAAAGATGGCAAGAAGCAGGAATATGTTTTAACTATCTTTGAAAGATTGTCTGCTGAGCAACTCCCGTTCTACCTAGAGTTGATGCGCCACCTAGCCAACAAAGGCATTCCCGTTCCCAAGCCGCTTGAGAACAAGCAAGGGGAAATTCTCTTTGCCCTGAAAGGCAAGCCAGCCGCCATTGTGACCAAGCTGCCAGGGCTTTCCAGACTGCAGCCCGAAACTAATCATTGCGCACTGGTTGGTGAAATGCTGGCGAAGATGCACTTAGCTGGCAAAGACTTTTCTAAGGCCCAAGAAAATCTTCGTAGTCTTGCTTGGTGGCAAAAAACAATTCCTTCAGTGTTGTCACACTTAAATACATCACAAAAAGAGTTGCTCACTCATGAGCTAGCGACACAAGAGGCATTCTTTGCATCCAGCAACTATGATGCCCTTCCGCAAGGGGCAAGTCATTGCGACTTATTTCGCGATAATGTTTTGTTTGATCCTAAAGGCTCTGCCGATCCATCCCAAGATCATCTAGGCGGCTTCTTTGATTTCTACTTCGCCGGCACAGATAAGTGGTTATTTGATGTCGCAGTCACTGCAAATGATTGGTGTCTTGCCGATAACAAACAGGATTTAGACCCCGAACGTTTAGATGCATTCATGAAGGCATACCAAGCGGTGCGTCCACTCACCAAAGAAGAACAAGCTAGCTGGCCGCTCATGCTGCGTGCTGCCGCCTTACGCTTCTGGGTATCCAGATTGTGGGACTTTTACTTGCCACGCGATGCGCAAATGCTCACACCTCATGATCCTACGCACTTTGAGCGAATTCTTTTGAGTCGCCGCTGCCTATGA
- a CDS encoding BPSS1780 family membrane protein: MKLNSVKPNEGYTWIRQGIWLFKQNPIGFLMLVFMYVFAAQLAVIIPVIGVFVVLLLTPTLAVGFMTACRQAIQKERIKPMVYLVALQSGAIVRKRILQLGLVYTAMILLLSFILSLLVDFELLLPLMTSDKTITPETLRQVYLVLFFGAILYVPVAMLMWFSPILIAWTDMSAPQALFSSCLACWTNKGAFFLYLAIWSAILIAVPLTVGMIFDAMDLGQAASFIIAPISMAGLTVMHCSFYATWKACFTEDEVVLSA; this comes from the coding sequence ATGAAACTGAATTCTGTAAAACCTAATGAGGGCTATACCTGGATAAGACAAGGTATCTGGCTATTTAAGCAGAATCCTATTGGTTTTCTAATGCTGGTCTTTATGTATGTATTTGCTGCGCAACTAGCGGTAATTATTCCGGTGATCGGTGTTTTTGTAGTTCTACTACTTACACCAACTTTAGCGGTTGGTTTTATGACCGCCTGTCGCCAGGCCATCCAAAAAGAACGTATCAAACCTATGGTGTATTTGGTGGCATTGCAATCTGGCGCCATTGTGCGCAAAAGAATTCTGCAATTGGGCTTAGTGTATACGGCAATGATTTTGCTCTTAAGTTTTATCTTAAGTCTGCTAGTAGATTTTGAATTACTTCTTCCGCTGATGACAAGCGACAAAACCATTACCCCTGAAACACTTCGCCAAGTGTATTTAGTTCTATTCTTTGGCGCCATACTGTATGTGCCAGTGGCTATGTTAATGTGGTTCTCGCCAATCCTGATTGCGTGGACTGACATGTCAGCACCTCAAGCACTCTTCTCCAGCTGCCTGGCATGCTGGACCAACAAGGGAGCTTTCTTTCTATATCTAGCCATCTGGAGCGCAATTCTGATTGCCGTTCCGCTGACAGTAGGAATGATTTTTGATGCAATGGATTTAGGGCAGGCGGCCTCTTTCATCATCGCCCCCATCTCGATGGCGGGTTTAACTGTGATGCACTGCTCTTTCTATGCGACCTGGAAGGCCTGCTTTACGGAAGATGAAGTAGTTCTTTCGGCTTAG
- a CDS encoding valine--tRNA ligase, with the protein MPNASNTPNSPAASSTDELAKSYEPAPIEAYWGPEWERRGIADSTMDEGKGDFSIQLPPPNVTGTLHMGHAFNQTIMDGLVRHARMTGKNTLWVPGTDHAGIATQIVVERQLDAQKISRHDLGREKFLEKVWEWKETSGNTITRQIRRLGASIDWGKEYFTMDSKTSKAVVEVFVRLHEQGLIYRGKRLVNWDPVLGTAVSDLEVVSEEEDGSMWHIRYPLADGSGHLTVATTRPETLLGDVAVMVNPEDERYKHLIGKSVNLPLCDRQIPVIADDYVDLNFGTGVVKVTPAHDFNDYAVGQRHQLPLINILTLDAKINENAPATYQGMERFEARKQVVSDLDAAGLLEKVQPHKLMVPRSDRTQTIIEPMLTDQWFVAMSKPSPDNKYQPGSSIAGAALDAVTKSDIKLVPENWINTYTQWLENIQDWCISRQLWWGHQIPAWYGDDGQIFVARSEEEAKTKAAAAGYTGKLNRDPDVLDTWFSSALVPFSSLGWPEETPALNHFLPSSVLVTGFDIIFFWVARMVMMTCHFTGKVPFHTVYVHGLVRDAEGQKMSKSKGNTLDPIDLIDGIKIEELVGKRTTGLMNPKQAESISKKTKKEFPDGIPAFGTDALRFTFASLASLGRNINFDQKRCEGYRNFCNKLWNATRFVLMNCSGSDEDNGLAPCDNQCEPEGYLDFSPADKWIVSQLQRTEADVAKGFENYRFDNIASSIYQFVWDEYCDWYLELAKVQLQTGTPAQQRATRRTLLRVLETILRMAHPLIPFITETLWQTVGPKSGKELAKQTKQTIALQPYPISQPEKIDEQSEAWVAQIKAIVDACRNLRGEMQVPPGQKVPLWIFGPQAFLEKATPYLMALAKLTEVKIYADESALEKDAPGAPIALVGDIKLLLKIEVDVAAERIRLGKEIERLANEINKAKGKLTNESFVARAPADVVAQEKQRLAGFEQNHEKLVAQLERLK; encoded by the coding sequence ATGCCAAATGCCTCAAATACCCCTAATTCACCAGCGGCCAGCTCAACAGATGAGCTCGCCAAATCCTACGAACCCGCCCCGATAGAGGCCTACTGGGGTCCAGAGTGGGAGCGCCGGGGTATTGCTGATTCCACCATGGATGAGGGTAAGGGTGATTTTTCTATTCAGCTGCCCCCACCAAATGTGACGGGCACCCTCCATATGGGTCACGCCTTTAATCAAACCATCATGGATGGCTTAGTGCGTCATGCTCGTATGACAGGTAAAAATACCCTGTGGGTACCTGGCACTGATCACGCCGGTATCGCCACCCAGATTGTTGTTGAACGCCAACTTGATGCGCAAAAAATTTCCCGCCATGACCTCGGTCGTGAAAAGTTTTTAGAAAAAGTATGGGAGTGGAAAGAAACTTCCGGCAATACGATCACCAGACAAATTCGTCGCCTAGGCGCGTCGATCGACTGGGGAAAAGAATATTTCACAATGGACAGCAAGACGTCCAAAGCAGTGGTGGAAGTATTTGTCCGCCTACATGAACAGGGTTTAATTTATCGCGGCAAACGTTTGGTCAACTGGGATCCCGTTTTAGGTACCGCAGTTTCTGACTTAGAAGTGGTAAGCGAAGAAGAAGATGGCTCGATGTGGCACATCCGCTATCCGTTAGCTGATGGCTCTGGTCACTTAACGGTTGCTACTACCCGCCCAGAAACCTTGCTGGGTGACGTTGCCGTCATGGTGAACCCAGAAGATGAGCGCTACAAACACCTCATTGGTAAGTCAGTGAATTTGCCATTATGTGATCGTCAAATTCCGGTGATTGCTGATGACTACGTTGATTTGAACTTTGGCACTGGCGTTGTAAAAGTAACTCCTGCACATGACTTCAACGACTACGCAGTAGGCCAACGCCATCAATTACCACTCATTAACATCCTGACTTTAGATGCCAAAATTAATGAGAATGCTCCAGCCACATACCAAGGCATGGAACGTTTTGAAGCACGCAAACAAGTGGTTTCCGATTTAGATGCTGCTGGCTTACTAGAAAAAGTTCAGCCGCATAAATTAATGGTGCCACGCAGCGATCGTACGCAAACCATCATCGAACCAATGCTCACTGATCAATGGTTTGTGGCGATGTCTAAGCCGAGTCCGGATAACAAGTATCAACCCGGTTCATCCATTGCTGGCGCAGCATTAGACGCCGTGACTAAGAGTGATATCAAGCTGGTTCCAGAAAACTGGATTAACACTTATACCCAGTGGCTAGAAAATATTCAGGACTGGTGCATCTCTCGCCAACTCTGGTGGGGTCACCAAATCCCAGCTTGGTATGGTGACGATGGCCAGATCTTTGTGGCGCGGTCCGAAGAAGAAGCTAAGACTAAAGCTGCTGCTGCAGGCTATACCGGCAAACTCAACCGCGATCCCGATGTGCTCGATACCTGGTTTAGCTCTGCCCTTGTGCCATTTAGCTCATTGGGCTGGCCAGAAGAAACGCCTGCCCTTAACCATTTTTTACCTTCATCTGTTCTGGTTACGGGTTTTGACATCATCTTCTTCTGGGTAGCGCGCATGGTCATGATGACTTGCCACTTCACCGGAAAAGTACCGTTTCATACCGTTTATGTTCACGGCTTAGTTCGTGATGCCGAAGGACAGAAGATGAGTAAGTCCAAAGGCAATACTTTGGATCCAATCGATTTGATTGACGGCATCAAGATTGAGGAGTTGGTAGGCAAAAGAACTACTGGCCTCATGAATCCAAAGCAGGCTGAGAGCATTAGCAAGAAAACTAAAAAAGAATTTCCGGATGGCATTCCGGCATTTGGTACAGATGCCCTCCGCTTTACTTTTGCATCGCTAGCTTCACTTGGTCGTAATATCAACTTTGATCAAAAGCGTTGTGAAGGCTATCGCAATTTCTGCAACAAGCTTTGGAACGCCACTCGCTTTGTTCTCATGAACTGCTCGGGCAGCGATGAAGATAATGGCTTGGCACCATGCGATAACCAATGTGAACCTGAAGGGTATTTAGACTTCTCTCCTGCAGATAAATGGATCGTCTCTCAACTCCAAAGAACTGAGGCCGATGTTGCTAAAGGCTTTGAGAACTATCGCTTTGACAATATCGCCAGCAGCATTTACCAGTTCGTCTGGGATGAGTATTGTGATTGGTACCTAGAGCTTGCTAAGGTGCAGCTACAAACCGGAACGCCAGCACAACAACGCGCTACTCGCCGCACCTTATTGCGCGTTCTGGAAACGATTTTGCGCATGGCGCATCCATTGATCCCATTCATCACTGAAACCCTATGGCAAACCGTTGGGCCTAAGTCTGGAAAAGAATTAGCTAAACAAACTAAGCAGACAATTGCGCTCCAACCCTACCCTATCTCTCAGCCTGAAAAGATTGATGAGCAGAGTGAAGCCTGGGTAGCGCAGATCAAAGCGATTGTGGATGCTTGCCGTAACCTACGTGGTGAGATGCAAGTGCCTCCAGGTCAAAAAGTGCCACTCTGGATTTTTGGACCACAAGCTTTCCTAGAAAAAGCCACACCTTATCTCATGGCACTGGCCAAGTTAACGGAAGTCAAAATCTATGCTGATGAGTCCGCCTTAGAAAAAGATGCTCCAGGCGCTCCAATTGCTCTAGTAGGCGATATCAAGCTGCTCCTGAAGATTGAGGTAGACGTTGCTGCTGAGCGCATTCGCCTTGGGAAGGAAATTGAGCGCTTGGCCAATGAAATTAATAAAGCCAAGGGCAAATTGACCAATGAAAGCTTTGTGGCCCGAGCCCCTGCTGATGTGGTTGCCCAAGAAAAACAACGTCTTGCGGGCTTTGAGCAAAACCATGAGAAGCTTGTTGCACAATTAGAGCGTCTCAAATAA
- the galU gene encoding UTP--glucose-1-phosphate uridylyltransferase GalU, with product MPLSTKAVTKAVFPVAGLGTRFLPATKASPKEMLNVVDKPLIQYAVEEAIAAGITEMIFVTGRSKRAIEDHFDKAYELEAELEAKNKQALLDIVRSVKPSHVDCVYVRQPEALGLGHAVLCAEKLVRDEPFAIILADDLLDGQPPVLKQMLKVFDEQNGSVVAVEKIDPAKSSSYGIVSGDEVAKGIYRLNGIVEKPQPKDAPSNLAVVGRYVLSSDIFRHIRNLKPGAGGEIQLTDAIASLLKEEPVFAYEYDGVRYDCGSKLGYLKASVEFALRHPEVSADFAAYLKSRSLT from the coding sequence ATGCCATTAAGCACCAAAGCAGTTACCAAAGCGGTCTTCCCAGTTGCAGGCTTGGGTACACGCTTTTTGCCAGCAACCAAGGCAAGCCCAAAAGAGATGCTCAATGTGGTCGACAAGCCACTCATTCAATATGCTGTTGAAGAGGCCATTGCCGCCGGCATTACAGAAATGATTTTTGTTACCGGCCGAAGCAAACGCGCTATTGAAGATCATTTCGATAAAGCATATGAATTAGAAGCTGAGCTCGAAGCCAAAAATAAACAGGCCCTTTTAGACATCGTTCGCAGCGTTAAACCGAGCCATGTAGATTGCGTATATGTTCGCCAACCTGAAGCCCTTGGTTTGGGTCATGCCGTTTTATGTGCTGAAAAGTTGGTACGTGACGAACCATTCGCCATCATCTTGGCTGACGACTTATTGGATGGTCAGCCACCTGTACTCAAGCAAATGCTCAAAGTATTCGATGAGCAAAATGGCTCAGTCGTTGCAGTAGAAAAAATTGATCCTGCAAAGAGCAGCTCTTACGGCATCGTTTCAGGAGATGAGGTTGCTAAAGGTATCTACCGTTTAAACGGCATCGTAGAAAAGCCTCAACCAAAGGATGCCCCATCAAACCTCGCGGTTGTTGGGCGCTACGTTCTCTCCTCGGATATCTTTAGGCATATTCGCAATCTCAAACCTGGTGCTGGCGGCGAGATCCAACTTACCGATGCAATCGCCTCTTTACTAAAAGAAGAGCCAGTATTTGCATATGAGTACGATGGTGTGCGCTATGACTGTGGCAGCAAGCTTGGCTATCTCAAGGCATCAGTTGAGTTTGCCCTGCGTCACCCTGAAGTATCGGCCGACTTTGCCGCCTACCTCAAAAGCCGCTCTTTAACGTAA
- a CDS encoding sulfurtransferase TusA family protein, with amino-acid sequence MSEAINIAFNAEVDAIGMNCPLPILRTKKALATMQSGEVLKIKATDAGAAHDFPAFAKQTGNELLASTTEGDVLVFFMKRR; translated from the coding sequence ATGAGTGAAGCAATCAACATTGCCTTTAATGCAGAAGTAGACGCCATTGGAATGAACTGCCCATTGCCGATTCTGCGCACCAAAAAAGCTTTGGCCACTATGCAGTCGGGCGAAGTCTTAAAAATCAAGGCTACAGATGCGGGCGCTGCCCACGACTTTCCTGCCTTTGCTAAGCAAACCGGTAACGAGTTGCTTGCAAGCACTACTGAAGGTGATGTCTTGGTTTTCTTTATGAAGCGCAGATAG